One window of the Methylocystis parvus OBBP genome contains the following:
- the rpe gene encoding ribulose-phosphate 3-epimerase, which yields MPDILIAPSILSADFAKLGEETRAMAAAGADWIHLDVMDGHFVPNITFGPGIVAALRPHTKLPLDVHLMISPIDPYIGAFADAGADIITVHAEGGPHLHRSLQAIRAKGKKSGVSLNPATHESCLQYVLDDIDLILVMSVNPGFGGQSFIPAQLDKIRAIREMIGRRDIRLEVDGGVTPQTATAIVEAGADALVAGSAAFRGGPSQYQANVAALREAAAQAGSVAI from the coding sequence ATGCCCGACATCCTCATCGCCCCCTCCATCCTCTCCGCCGATTTCGCCAAGCTCGGCGAGGAAACGCGCGCGATGGCGGCCGCCGGCGCCGACTGGATTCACCTCGACGTGATGGACGGGCATTTCGTGCCCAACATCACCTTCGGCCCCGGAATCGTCGCGGCGCTGCGCCCGCACACCAAACTGCCGCTCGACGTCCATCTGATGATCTCGCCCATCGACCCCTATATCGGCGCCTTCGCGGACGCTGGCGCCGACATCATCACCGTCCATGCCGAGGGCGGCCCGCATCTCCATCGCTCGCTGCAGGCCATTCGCGCGAAGGGCAAGAAGTCGGGCGTGTCGCTCAACCCGGCGACGCATGAGAGCTGCCTGCAATATGTGCTGGACGACATCGACCTCATCCTCGTCATGAGCGTCAATCCGGGCTTCGGCGGGCAGAGCTTCATCCCCGCGCAGCTCGACAAGATCCGTGCGATCCGGGAGATGATCGGGCGGCGCGACATACGCCTCGAGGTCGACGGCGGCGTGACGCCTCAGACGGCGACGGCCATCGTTGAAGCGGGCGCCGACGCGCTCGTCGCGGGCTCGGCCGCCTTTCGCGGCGGACCGTCCCAATATCAGGCGAATGTCGCCGCCTTGCGCGAGGCGGCGGCGCAGGCCGGCTCGGTCGCCATTTAA
- a CDS encoding DUF4160 domain-containing protein — translation MPVVFRHDGYKFFFYSNEGDPREPVHIHVRKGEAVAKFWIGPVNLAASDGFDAKTLRLLARLIEERSVLIERTWHDYFG, via the coding sequence ATGCCTGTGGTCTTTCGGCATGACGGTTACAAATTCTTTTTCTACTCGAACGAGGGCGACCCGCGCGAGCCGGTCCATATTCATGTACGTAAAGGCGAAGCCGTCGCAAAATTCTGGATTGGGCCCGTCAATCTCGCCGCAAGCGATGGCTTCGACGCAAAGACCTTGCGTTTACTGGCGCGCCTCATCGAAGAGAGATCCGTCTTGATCGAAAGGACATGGCATGACTATTTCGGCTAA